In Myxococcales bacterium, the following proteins share a genomic window:
- a CDS encoding type IV toxin-antitoxin system AbiEi family antitoxin domain-containing protein — protein sequence MSRTIETKLEATQALVRKQGVLRARDLSSRGIPRSYLRRLQDQGAIEKLGPGLYADAKFEPTANHSLVEASVRVPHGVICLLSALRFHGLTTQAPFQVWLAIDIHAWRPKQSSPPLRIVHMGEAALKAGVETHKMENVDVPVFSAAKTVADCFKYRNKIGLDVALEALKEFRASKKWSHDELWRHAKLCRVANVMRPYLEALA from the coding sequence ATGTCTAGAACCATCGAGACGAAGCTCGAAGCAACGCAAGCCCTTGTTCGCAAACAAGGTGTGCTGCGTGCTCGCGACCTTTCGTCCCGGGGCATTCCTCGTAGCTACCTTAGACGTCTTCAAGATCAGGGAGCTATCGAAAAGCTCGGCCCAGGACTCTACGCAGATGCGAAATTTGAACCGACAGCGAACCATTCGCTTGTTGAAGCGAGCGTACGTGTTCCGCACGGTGTTATTTGTCTTCTCTCCGCGCTGCGTTTCCACGGCCTAACGACCCAAGCACCTTTTCAAGTGTGGCTCGCGATAGACATTCACGCGTGGAGGCCCAAGCAAAGTAGCCCACCACTGCGCATCGTACACATGGGCGAAGCTGCACTGAAAGCAGGCGTTGAAACGCACAAAATGGAGAACGTTGATGTGCCGGTATTCAGCGCGGCAAAAACAGTGGCCGACTGCTTCAAGTATCGAAACAAGATCGGCCTCGACGTTGCCCTTGAAGCTCTGAAAGAATTTCGCGCATCCAAGAAGTGGAGCCACGACGAGCTCTGGCGTCACGCAAAGCTTTGCCGAGTCGCCAATGTCATGCGCCCATACCTTGAGGCACTCGCATGA